Proteins encoded within one genomic window of Anastrepha ludens isolate Willacy chromosome 4, idAnaLude1.1, whole genome shotgun sequence:
- the LOC128860706 gene encoding tigger transposable element-derived protein 6-like — protein MTGSEKLKLLVIGKAKNPRCFKGIKSLGVDYEFNKKAWMTSEIFTKWIVKLDKKFSDQNRKVLFFVDYCTAHPKDVRDKLRNINLAYFPPNMTSLLQPMDQGIIYNMKQHYRKRILTNILTQVDEGNSVMAIDLLQAVRNLSNVWNAYVKPEIIANCFKKAGFSKDAMQTPFEHWDEEDLLSISDLAALQSSFKKVANIEASFDDYVNVDNGVQTWDNPSEDDILNSIFEIRGVPAEPDNDEHDLTVEELAETEEVLPTLIQAASSISVIRTFVEMRSDVPINAFNSLHDLETFIENEKWKTVIQTKLTDYTALHRFCE, from the exons atgactggatcagaaaagctaaaattgctggtaatcggaaaggccaaaaatccgaggtgcttcaagggaataaaatctttaggtgtcgattatgagtttaacaaaaaagcatggatgaccagtgagatttttacgaaatggattgtaaaactcgacaaaaaatttagtgatcaaaacagaaaggtgttgttttttgttgattactgcactgcccaccctaaagatgtaagagacaagttgagaaacattaatctcgcttattttcctcccaacatgacttcgttactgcaaccaatggaccaaggcattatctacaacatgaaacaacattacagaaaacgaattttaacgaatatattaactcaagtggatgagggaaattctgttatggccatagacttgctgcaagcagttcgaaatcttagcaatgtatggaatgcctatgttaaaccagaaataattgccaactgttttaaaaaggctggattttcaaaagatgctatgcagactccatttgagcattgggatgaagaggaccttctttcaatatcggatttggctgctttacagtcttcatttaaaaaagtagcaaatatcgaagcatcgtttgatgactacgtaaatgttgataatggtgtgcagacttgggacaacccatccgaagatgatattctcaacagcatttttgaaattcgcggagttccagctgaacctg ataacgatgaacacgatttgaccgttgaagaattggcagaaactgaggaggtATTACCTACGctgatacaagctgcttcatccattagcgtaattagaacctttgtggaaatgaggagtgacgtgccgattaatgctttcaactctctacatgatttggaaacttttattgaaaatgaaaaatggaagactgtaattcaaaccaaactcactgattacACTGCCCTGCATCGGTTTTGCGAATAA